The region TCTGGCGATCGAGGAACTGGTCGAACAGGCGACCGAACTCGGCCGGATTCGCATACGCGGCCTGCACCGTGGCGCCGGCCGGCAACTTCAAGGCCTCGCGCAATTCCGCCTGCACGCCGGGACGGGCGACAAAGGCGGCAAACGACAGGCCCGGCGGGATGCGCTCGCCGCGCACGGAGACGCCCTTGCTGGCCGCCTCGGCCGTATAGCGGCGCTTGACGGCGGCGCGGAAGCCCCGCTCGTCGTCCGTCTTCCAGTTGGCGGGCACGGGCACTTTCTTGCGCACATTGTTGACGACGGCCGCCTGGCGCCGCATCGGCACCGAATGCGGTTGCCAGCCCCGCCGCGACAGGCTGCTCACGTATTCCTGCCACGACGATTGCTGCTTGGCGCGCAAGCCCGCATCCGTGTCGGGAATGATGCCCGCATACAGTTCCCACTTGCCGGCCAGCTCACGCATCGCTTCTTGATATTTGTCATAGTAGCCAGCCGGGCCACCGGCCACCTGGCGCACGTTGGCGCGCACCAGCTGTTCCTTGGCCGGCCCCATGCGCTCGTCGAGGTGCTTCACGGACACGGCCAGAAACGGAAACAGGGCCAGGAAGGATTTGCCTTCCGGCTTGGCGAACAGGGTGGGGTCATCGACCAGACCCTGCAGCTGCAAGCTGCCGCCTACCAGCGAGCGCTGCAGCAAGGTGGTATTGAAGGCCATGCGCCGAAATTCCGCGTCGCGCGTATTGACCAGCACGTTCACCGTGGTTTTCAGCACGCCAAAGACGACGCCGGCCGTGACCACGCAACAGACGATGATTTTTATCCAGCCGGGGCCAGTGCCGCCCTTGCCGCCATTTTTCAGGCGGCGGCGCCACATCAGTTGCAGTACCACCAGCGCGGCGGCGATGCCGGACAGGCTGCGGCCATAGAATTCCACCCCTTCCACGTCTTCCGGCTTGACGTTGCCGCCCACCACGTCGAGCAGTCGGGCATTGAAGCCCAGCTCGAAGCACAGGTAGATGATCGTCAGGACGATCAGGATCAAGGTCTGCCGGATTTGCAGACTGCGCAAGCTTGCGGCCATCTTATTTCCTCAAATCGATGACGACGGGCTTGATCTCTTCCGTCTGGAAACTCATGGCGGCCGGCACGCGCGAGGCGCTATCGGCAGCGCGCGCGGCCGGGGCTGTCATGACCGGCGCGTTGGGCACCGTGCGCGCGGGTGCGGGCGCTTCCTGCACCACCTGGCGGCGGTTCTTGCCGGCCGCGCGGCTCGTCGCTTTCGGCGCCGGGGCAGGCGCCCGCGTGGCGGCCGGCGGCGCGGGAATCACGCGCCCGCTGTCATTGCCGGGCAGAGTGGCGATGGCCGGACCCGTCGCGCGCAAGGCGTCGTCGGCAAACGGCTGGGCACGCGTATCGACGCCGGCCGGCACGGGCACGCTGGCGTTGAGCAGGCGGTTGTCTGCATACACCATGCGCGACAGGCGGTTGTGGTTGGGAAAATCGATATTCAGCGATTTCCCGTCCGCCGCCAGCTCCACGCGGGGCCGGTCCTTGCAGTTGCCAACCGTCCACTGCAGCACGTCCGTGCCCTGGAAGGCCAGCACTTCATAGCGGTAGGCGCAGCCGCGCTCCTGGGTTTCGACGATCACCACGGTGCGCTCGCCCACATTTTCCACGCGCGCCACGCGGGCCATGAGGGCCTTGTCCAATGGCACGACGCGAAACGCCTGCGACAGCTTGATCGAATACTTGCCTTTCGGATCCTTGCGCAAAGTGCCTTCCGTGCCGTCGCGCAGGCGGAAGGTGGAGATCGGCGTGCCGAACAGCTCTGCCGTATCGAGGCCCACCATCACGCCGCCACGGCCATTCGGCGTCATGGCGCACCCCGTCAACAGGATGCCGGTGGCCACGCCGGCGATCAACTTGCGCCAGTGCGCAGATGCAAAATTCTTATACGTTGTCATGCTTGATAACTTTCTCTTATTACTGAATTCAGGGATTGATGACGGCCAGCGGATTGCCAGGGCCTGGCGGCGGCAAGACTTTCTGGCGGTCGCGCGACAGCACGGTAAACGCGCCCAGGGTGTCCGGGCCGGCGACGATTTCCAGCTGCTCGCGCTGCAGCCAGGTACGGATTTCAGCTTCCGTCGCCTCGGCGCGGAACAGCACGCGCGTGCGCACGCCCGTCTCGACGCCGCTGCCGCCGCTGCGGAATTGCGCGTTGTCGACACCAGCCTGTTCCTTCGGCAGGAACAGCCACGCCGATTGCACCACCATCACGCTGGCGGCAACGGCCGTGACGACTTTCAGCCAGCGGTTTGAATTTGCCGCCGTGATCGGCGCAGCCACCTGTGGCGCCGCCGCGTCGGCCACGGCGATCTGCAACTGCTGCAGCCCCTGGCGCAGCAATTGCCGGTACGCCACGCGGCCATCCTTGCCCAGTTCGGTCGACAGGGGCGTGCCCGTCAGCGCATAGCCGTCGCCGGGCAAGGCCACGCGGGCGATCACGCCGGGCGCGGCCGCGGCCCCATTCGCACGGCCGTGCAACTCCAGCCAGCGCGCCGCCTGCAGGCGGTCCGGGCTGAATACACCCAGGCACACACCCAGGTCCGTCACGGCCACGATGACAGGCAGGTCGCACAGCACCAGGCCGGCGCGCGGATCGACGGGCGCGTCGCGCTCTTCGACCACCAGGCCGCAGGCATCCGCATACGCCGTGTCCGGCGTGACGAGCCAGCCGCGCCAGCGCTGCCGCGTGCTGTCCCAGGCGTCGAGCAGTACGGCGCCAAAGCCCGGGCAGCGCGCCAGCACATGGATTTGCCCGCCGGCGATGGGCCGCGCGGCCAGCGGCGCGGCATCGCTGCGGCGCGCAAAGCGTTCCAGCACATGCTCCGGCACGACAATGCCGCGCCAGTCGGGGGTCGCGCCGCCCACCTCCGCTTCCAGCAGCTCGGCGGAAGACGGCGGCGACGGCAGGCGCGCGGCAACGATGGCCAGGGTGGGCGTCAATGCAGTCATGCCGGTGGCCTTTCATCAGTGTTCGGGTGGGTGGGCGCGGGGTCCATGTGCAGGCATAACGCGGCCACGCAGAGAATATCCAAAACTATTTGCGCCGCCTGCAGGTCGCGCGCGGCCAGGGCATCCCCCACGCGCAGCTTGAGCAGGGTCAAGACCCAGCTGCCCAGCAGGGTGGCGCGGTGGGCCGGCGCGACGATCTGGCGGGCCGCGCTGATGACATCGCCCTTCTGTTTATGCACGAGGCCCAGCTTGCCACCGTGGTAATGCGCGGAAGCGATCTGTTCGGCCAGCTCCTTGACGGGCATACCGCCGCAGCCGCAGTGGCGCAGCAGCAAGACCAGGTCGCGCGGCAAGCTGGTGACAAAAACGTCGGCCGCGGCGCGCACCGAGGCGGGCGTCAGCTGGTAGTCGCGCAGCGGTTCCGCATACGCGTCGGGTGCCTGCAAGTCGCAACCGTCCTGCGCATCGGCATCATCGTCATCGCGCTGCTTGCGCAGCTGGTCGATGATGAAACGCTTGAAATACAAAAACAGGGCGCCCACGTGGTGGGGTGCGGCCTCGCTGTCGCTGTTGAGGACTTTTTCGATGAAGAACTGGTGGCGCAAGTCGGCCAGCGAGTCGCCCAGCGACGCCGCCTCGCGCGGACGGCAAGGCGTCAGCGCGGCGATGACGCGCTGGTAAAACTCGCCCAGTTCGCCTTGCGTCAGCTGCTGGCGGCGGGTCCAGAAATCATGAATCCGTTCAAATTGTTCCGATTGCACTGCCGGTCCGATCGTGTGTTGGGCGGCGCGCGCCACTGGCCGGGAGCAAGGCTGGCCGGTAAAGAGGAAATACGCTGGACAACAAGGCAAACTTGTCAGTCAGGTAAAATGCATTCAGGCAATTTTCTCATACCGCACTGGAAATCGCTAACTTTTGTTACTTCAACGACAATTTCCGAGACCCCGATGCAGCGCCTGATTCCCCTGTTGTTGTCCCTCTTTTTGCTAGTTAGCAATGTCGCGCCAGCGGCCGTGCCGACAGCGGCGGGCAAGCGCATCGCCCTCGTGATCGGCAATGCGGCCTATGCGCAGCCATTGCTGAATCCCGTGAACGATGCGCGCGCCATGGCCGAGCGCCTGCGCCGCCTGGGCTTTGACGTGCTGCTGCGCACGGATATCACGGCGGCGCAGTTGCAACAGGCGTCGGCCGCGTTTTCCACGCAGGCGCGCGGCGCCGATATCGCCCTCGTGTTTTACGCGGGCCACGGCGCGCAGGCGGGCGAAGCCAATTACGTGCTGCCGCTGGGCGCCAACATGAACGCGCTGAGCGCGGCGGCCATCGCCGCCCAGGGCGTGTCCGTCTCCAGCCTGGCGGGCGATTTGCAGCGCACGGGCGCGCGCGGCGCCGTGCTGATCCTCGACGCTTGCCGCCAGGAATATACGCGCGGCGGCGCGGCCGTTCCCGTGCCCGGCGGCAGCAATGCGGCCAGCCACGGCTTTGCCGATACGCAGGCGCCGCGCGGCGTGGTGATCGCCTACTCGGCCGGCCCGGGCGCCCTGGCGCGCGATTTCTGGTCGCCCGATTCGCGCAACAGTCCGTACACGAGCGCCCTGCTCGACGCGCTCGACGCGCCGGGCTTGCCGATGAGCGACGTCTTTTCGCAGGTGGCGGCCAGGGTGGCCGCCATGACGCACGACGTGCAAAAGCCGCGCGTGTCGTTCGGCGAAACCTCGGCGCGCCTGGTGCTGAACATGGGCAGCGGCAAGGGCGTCAGCCCGCCAGCCAGTGGTGTGCTGGCCTCAGGCAACAACGGCATGCGCGCGCCTGGCCCGGCGCCAGCGTCGACGCCGCCTGCCGCCACCGCTGCGGGCGCCAAAGTCTGGCCGGGCAATGTGTTGCAAGACATCAACTATGAAATCCGCATACAGATCGCGGCGCGGCCGTTTCCCCGCCAGCAGCTGGAAAAGCGCGCGCGCACGGGCGACCTGGTGGCGCTGACGGCGCTCGGTTATGGCATCGGCGGCGGCGACGCCGGCGTCAAGCAGCCGAAGGCGGGCATGCAGTGGCTGGAAAAAGCGGCCGCCCGGGATTTTCCCATCGCCCAGACCTATCTGGCCGAATTGCTGATGGTCAAAGGCGACCCGGCCTCATTGAAACGCGCGGGCGTGCTGCTCGACGCCGCCTCGCAGGCCGGCTACAGCCCCGCGCACGCGTATAAATTCGACCTGGCGCGGCGCACGGGCGCGCCGCCGCAGGACGCGGCACGCCACTTGCAGGATGCCTTCATGGGCCTGATGAAGGATTACCAGGGCGCCGCCAGGGATGTATTACAGCCGCCGAAAAAATAATTCAAAATAATTTTAGATTTCCCTGAACTGCCCCCGTTATCCGTGGGTACATGCAATACAGCATGACAGTGACCAGGGAAATCTCATGCACACATCCAGCCCGGCAACACCCGCCACCATCGGCCAACGGGGCCGCATCCTCGCCTACCAGCCCAGCGGACAAGGTTCCGTCAGCGTGGCCGGCATTCAACATCCATTCGACGTGGCCACGCACTGGCGTTCGGACACGGCGCCCGCCATCAACGCCGTCGTCGACGTGCGCTTCGATGACGGCGGCAGCCTCGCCACCGTCAGCGCCGTCGCGGCGCAGCAGCTGGCGCAGGAAGAGATGGCCGGCGCGGCAAAGCTGGCGCGCGAC is a window of Janthinobacterium sp. 1_2014MBL_MicDiv DNA encoding:
- a CDS encoding caspase family protein: MQRLIPLLLSLFLLVSNVAPAAVPTAAGKRIALVIGNAAYAQPLLNPVNDARAMAERLRRLGFDVLLRTDITAAQLQQASAAFSTQARGADIALVFYAGHGAQAGEANYVLPLGANMNALSAAAIAAQGVSVSSLAGDLQRTGARGAVLILDACRQEYTRGGAAVPVPGGSNAASHGFADTQAPRGVVIAYSAGPGALARDFWSPDSRNSPYTSALLDALDAPGLPMSDVFSQVAARVAAMTHDVQKPRVSFGETSARLVLNMGSGKGVSPPASGVLASGNNGMRAPGPAPASTPPAATAAGAKVWPGNVLQDINYEIRIQIAARPFPRQQLEKRARTGDLVALTALGYGIGGGDAGVKQPKAGMQWLEKAAARDFPIAQTYLAELLMVKGDPASLKRAGVLLDAASQAGYSPAHAYKFDLARRTGAPPQDAARHLQDAFMGLMKDYQGAARDVLQPPKK